In Paenacidovorax monticola, the genomic window GGAAGTCGGTCTGCCACTCGGCGCGGAAGATGGGTTGGTCCTTGCGCAGCGCGAACAGCTTCTCGATGAAGATGAAGATCAGCGAGCTGCCCAGCAGGTCGAGGATGAACCAGTCCAGGCCGATGTAGGGCGTGTGGTCGGGGAAGTTCGGGTTCACCTCCACCTTGTGGCCGCCCAGCAGCGCGGTGAGCGCCACCAGTCCGAACGCGAAGCTCGACAGCCAGCGCGAGCGGTTGAACACGATGTTCACGAGCGACAGGCCGCCCGCCACCACCATGGCCCAGAACATGATCTGGCGGATCATCGCCACGTCGTAGCTCTTGCGCAGTTCGGGCGTGGTGAGGTATTCGGGAAAGTGGAAGGCCAGCACGCCCAGCAGGCACAGCGCGCCGAGCGTGAGCGCGATCACGCCCGTGATGAGGCCCCGGCCGCTGCGCAGCGCGCCATGGCCTTCGGTGAAGTCGTTGAGTTTGTCCAGCATCCTTGAGCTCCCGTGCTGTTGTTGTATGGGTGAAACGCGCGCGAGTTTATTCCCAAGCCGCTCCGGCCGAACATGCGGCTGACAGCTTCGCTTTCTAGAATCGGGGCCATGAATCTGCCCGCGCACCAGCTCAGCATGACCGTGCTCATGTCGCCCGACATGGCCAACTTCTCCGGCAACGTCCATGGCGGCGCCATCCTCAAGCTGCTGGACCAGGTGGCCTATGCCTGCGCGAGCCGCTACTCGGGCTGCTACACCGTCACGCTCAGCGTGGACCAGGTGACCTTTCTGCAGCCCATCCACGTGGGTGAACTCGTCACCTTCCTGGCCAGCGTGAACTACACGGGCACGTCGTCGATGGAGGTGGGCGTGAAGGTGGTGGCCGAGAACATCCGCACCCAGGTGGTGCGGCATGTGAACAGTT contains:
- a CDS encoding acyl-CoA thioesterase yields the protein MNLPAHQLSMTVLMSPDMANFSGNVHGGAILKLLDQVAYACASRYSGCYTVTLSVDQVTFLQPIHVGELVTFLASVNYTGTSSMEVGVKVVAENIRTQVVRHVNSCFFTMVAVDEDRKPTAVPTLSPGTHDERRRWAAALLRKELRREQAARFEQVRIEAAGQAGG